Part of the Bacillus andreraoultii genome is shown below.
AAAAATGGCACATGACTGGTTTTGTATTCACTAGTCATGTGTCATTTGTTTTTACGTTTCATACAATAGGGAGAGTGGGTTTTTAAAGGGGAGGAGAGTCTTTTTGTATTATTGTATCTGGCCTTATCAAATACAGTATCCAAATCAATCTTCTGTATATAGGCATAATAATCATATACAGAGAGCTTTTGCGGAAATTAAAGGTGGCTCATTAGCACCAAATATTCATGGGTATGTTGTATTTACAGAAACCGGAAGTGGTGTTGATGTGTTTGTTGAGGTGAATGGTTTACCACCTTTTCAAAGAGGAAAGGATCGTAAACAGATTGGTCCACATGGTTTTCATATTCATGAAAAAGGTAGTTGTGCTGTTGGCGATGCAACAGACCCTTTTCAAGCTGCAGGAGGACATTGGAACCCAACGAATGAACCACATGGAAATCATGCTGGAGATTTACCGGTTCTTTTTTCAAATAATGGCTATAGCCGAATGAATGTCTTTACAAATAAATTTCATGTTCAAGATGTGATTGGAAAAACGATTATTATTCATGAAGGTCCAGACGATTTTCGAACAGAACCTGCTGGAAATTCAGGAAAGCGTCTAGCTTGTGGATTAATTAGGCCTTATGTCTAATTAGCTTGTACATCTTGGTTAGAACTGTCAACAGCGACAGTTCTATTTGTTTTTGTAACGGACTAGTACAATTGACCCATGGATTGTTGAGCTATTTCCAACACTTGAACGGAATCTGAATTTGTTGACAACAAAAATAAAGAGAACTCAGGGACGCTTTTGCCTTTAAGCAACCAAAGGACCGTAGTTTGCCAAAAGAAAAATTATCGGCTTTTTTAAGACAGTAACTTTGTAATTTGTATAAGGTGTTGAAACTTCTTTAGCACCGTCACTAGTTTCAATTGTTACAGGTCTTTGTATACAGTGTCAATATTTTGAATAACCCGACCTAAAAAGACGTAATCTGCCATTCCATGTCTTAACTCCTGCATTAAATTGGGTTTTATATTTTATTCCAATCCAGGTGTTTCCCAGAGTCTACTAGATTCCAGGACAATAGTTTGACTGTCGTTGCTGCTGAAGCACTACCCATTGGTATCATAAACATAAAAATTAAAACTCCAAGGCTCATATTGTTGGGAAGGACTTTTTAATAATGTATGTGCCGATACTGCTTCTCCACCGGAACTAATTAAAAATCAAAATCTTAAACCCACAATTGTATCACCCGAATCTCAGATAATGATAAAATTTAAAACTGAACCCAATAAAAATTCTTTAGAAACATATCAATGGTTACAGAATAGAGAAAAGGAAAATGTTCCTTTATATGATAATATTATCACTGCACCAAAAGAAGGTGGCGTATTTATTAATAATGTCATTGCGAGGTGGGACAAAGGGCATTCGGGATTCAAGTAATGCGTTTGTTATAGAAGTTCGATAAGGCTTCCAGATATGTTCATTTCCGGAAGCTAGTGTCAAAATTAAAATAATTATTTTAATTTTCTGTGATTAATTACTATAACGGAATGAAATGTTTAGAATCGGTTTTGGAACCTTAGTAATCGGCTTTTTTTATATCCTCAAAAACTATGCAGACCTTAATTGATTCCATAACACAAGAACAATTTTATGTTACCCCTTTCCACTTCTCCATCATTATCCCTAGCGAAAATAAGCAGGGTGCAATTATACATAAAATTCTGTTCGGAGTAGACCTTTTGGTGCGTCATTTCGTGAATCGTTTACATAAAGACTAGTTCGTCGACGTAAGTTTGTCTTTTTTCACTTGATACTTTATCTCGAATCTCGCTATGGGAATCCACGATTTCGGTTTCAATTCGTTCCTCATTCTTCTTGAATACGATTTTGAGTTATTCGGTTGTCAGCTTTTACTTCGAACAGATTGTCGTCCGCTTTAAATTGAATCATATCAACGTCGCCATCAACTTCGAATTTGTTCTTATATGCTAAATAAAGTTAAATTCTTAAGAAAAATATTCAAGTTTTTAATTGACAGAAGTCGCTTTATCCTTTATAGTAGTAATTGTAATACATAGTTCTTTATATTTTTTGAGGATTTAAAGTCGCAACACCACAAAGATGTAGGCGATTTAACTTGTCCTACATCTTTGTGGTTGCGATTTTTTTCATTATATAAATGAAATATGTAAATATGTTTATTTTTTTAGGAGGATTATCATGAATCAAGGTAAAGTAAAATGGTTTAACACAGAAAAAGGTTTCGGTTTTATCGAAGTTGAAGGTGGAAATGATGTATTCGTACATTATTCAGCAATCCAAGGTGATGGATTCAAAACTTTAGAAGAAGGTCAATCAGTTTCTTTTGAAATCGTTGAAGGTAACCGTGGACCACAAGCTTCTAACGTAACAAAACTTTAATCTGACGATAATAATTGGGTGGTGACTTAATTGTTCGCCATCTTTTTAATTTATATACAATAACGAATTACCAGTTAGAATAAATTTTTTTCGGTTTTTTTGAGTAAAGACGTTTAGAAATTTAATTTTTATTTATACTAATAATGAATGGGTTCATTCCCACATTTATTTTTTAGGAGGATCTACATGGCAACAGGAAAAGTAAAATGGTTTAACGCAGAAAAAGGTTTTGGATTTATTCAACAAGAAGATGGTAGCGATGTATTCGTACATTACTCAGCAATCCAAGGTGATGGATTCAAAACTCTAGAAGAAGGTCAAAGTGTTTCTTTTGATATTGAAGAAGGTCAAAGAGGACCACAAGCTGTTAACGTTCAAAAAATCTAATAAAAAGCTTGTGAGAAATATATTTCTTCAAAAAATTGGGTTGTCCTATTCGTGGGATAACCCTTTTTTCGTGTAGTTAATTTTCATTTCGTTGCATATTGAGAGGCGGTATTAACCAACTTTTATCTTTACATGATTATCTAGTCATAACAAAAGTTAGTAACAGTTGGTCTTCCATCCTTTATCTGTTAAAATCAACTGCTTTTTTTAATTTGGAAAGTGGGAACAATAATTTAGATTAAACGAGCCAAACCATTTTTCATTTTTTAAAAAATACGATTGAGGAGGATTCGAATGGATAAGGAAGAAAAAAAACTAAAATGGTGGCAATTATCCATTTTGGGAACAGGATTCATCATCGGGACAGGATTTTTCCTCGGATCAAATATAGCGATTAAAGCTGCAGGGCCCGCTGTTTTAATAACGTTTTTTCTTGCTGCAATTGGAACTTATATTGTTTATGATATGTTAAGTAGAATGACTGCAGATGATCCACAATCAGGTTCATTTAGTTATTATTCAAAAAAGGCCTTTGGAAATTGGGCGGGCTTTTCAAGTGGATGGGTGTATTGGAGTTCAGAAATGTTAATTATGGGAAGTCAGTTAACAGGTATTTCCATCTTCACAAAGTTTTGGTTTCCTAACATTCCAATATGGATTTTTGCAAGTATATATACCATATTAGGTATCGTAATTGTTTTAGTTGGTGTTAAATGGTTTGAAAGACTAGGGAATATTTTTGCAATTGCTAAATTATCGGCAATATTTATGTTTATTCTATTAGCCATCCTCGGTATATCTGGTGTTCTAGGTCAAGGCGGGGGAGAGATATATGTTCCAAATTCTTTAACGACGTTTTTACCTACAGGAATTACCGGATTGTGGGCTGCACTACTGTTTTCTTTTTATGCATACGGTGGGGTAGAAATCATGTGTATATATGCAACGAGATTGGAACACACAAAAGATGCCCCAAGGTCTGGGAAAGTCATGTTAGTCTTATTAACAACTATTTATTTAGTTTCTATTGGGATGTCGATAATATTAGTTCAACTTCCGAATTTTACATTAGATGACAGTCCTTTTGTCGTTGCATTAGATGGCTTTCGGCTAGGATTCGTCCCACATTTGTTTACAGCGATTTTAATAATTGCAGGATTTTCTACAATGGCAGCATCCTTATTCGCCGTAACAACATTGTTATTATCTTTATCTAAGGAAGGGTATGCTCCAAAAAGTTTAAGCAAAAAGGGAAAGTTAAAAGTTCCATTACCTGCGTTAGTCTTAACAACAGGGGGATTAATTGTATCAATTATGATAGGATTATTTTTGCCTGACTCGGTATATGAGTATATTACAACAGCTGCAGGATTAATGTTATTATATAATTGGATTTTTACATTATATACTGGTAAAAAGTTACTTAAGAAGAAAAGGTTTGATGGTATGAAGCGGTTTATTGCTACGGTTTTAATTTTGTTCGCTGTTACGGGTTCACTTGTTCATGACTCTAGTCGCCCCGGATTTTATATTAGTATTGGTTTTGTCCTTGTCATAGGAATCGTAACAATGATCATGAATCGTCGTTTTAACGGTGCAACAAAAAAAGGGGAGGAGCCAAAACAAAGAGGGTTATTT
Proteins encoded:
- a CDS encoding superoxide dismutase family protein encodes the protein MYYCIWPYQIQYPNQSSVYRHNNHIQRAFAEIKGGSLAPNIHGYVVFTETGSGVDVFVEVNGLPPFQRGKDRKQIGPHGFHIHEKGSCAVGDATDPFQAAGGHWNPTNEPHGNHAGDLPVLFSNNGYSRMNVFTNKFHVQDVIGKTIIIHEGPDDFRTEPAGNSGKRLACGLIRPYV
- the cspD gene encoding cold-shock protein CspD; protein product: MNQGKVKWFNTEKGFGFIEVEGGNDVFVHYSAIQGDGFKTLEEGQSVSFEIVEGNRGPQASNVTKL
- a CDS encoding cold-shock protein translates to MATGKVKWFNAEKGFGFIQQEDGSDVFVHYSAIQGDGFKTLEEGQSVSFDIEEGQRGPQAVNVQKI
- a CDS encoding amino acid permease, with protein sequence MDKEEKKLKWWQLSILGTGFIIGTGFFLGSNIAIKAAGPAVLITFFLAAIGTYIVYDMLSRMTADDPQSGSFSYYSKKAFGNWAGFSSGWVYWSSEMLIMGSQLTGISIFTKFWFPNIPIWIFASIYTILGIVIVLVGVKWFERLGNIFAIAKLSAIFMFILLAILGISGVLGQGGGEIYVPNSLTTFLPTGITGLWAALLFSFYAYGGVEIMCIYATRLEHTKDAPRSGKVMLVLLTTIYLVSIGMSIILVQLPNFTLDDSPFVVALDGFRLGFVPHLFTAILIIAGFSTMAASLFAVTTLLLSLSKEGYAPKSLSKKGKLKVPLPALVLTTGGLIVSIMIGLFLPDSVYEYITTAAGLMLLYNWIFTLYTGKKLLKKKRFDGMKRFIATVLILFAVTGSLVHDSSRPGFYISIGFVLVIGIVTMIMNRRFNGATKKGEEPKQRGLFERLEV